Genomic segment of Populus nigra chromosome 6, ddPopNigr1.1, whole genome shotgun sequence:
TTTAACAGCCATGATTTCCGGGTATTCGAGAGTCGGGAGAGTTGAAGATGCTCGCTTGATCTTTGACCAAATGGAAGAAAAGGACTTGGTTTGCTGGAGCGCAATGATCTCTGGTTACGCTGAGAGTGATAAGCCTCAGGAAGctcttaatttatatagtgaaatGCAAGTTTTCGGAATCAAACCTGATCAAGTTACTATACTAAGTGTAATCTCAGCTTGTGCTCGTCTTGGTGTTCTAGATCGAGCTAAATGGATTCATATGTATGTTGACAAGAATGGGCTTGGAGGAGCTTTGCCTGTCAACAATGCCCTTATTGATATGTATGCCAAATGTGGAAATTTGGGAGCAGCGAGAGGAGTTTTTGAGAAGATGCGAAGCAGAAATGTGATATCTTGGACAAGTATGATTAATGCTTTTGCTATCCACGGGGATGCCAGTAATGCACTAAAATTCTTCTAtcaaatgaaagatgaaaacaTCAAGCCAAATGGGGTTACATTTGTTGGTGTGCTTTATGCTTGTAGTCATGCAGGGCTAGTTGAGGAGGGCAGGAGAACCTTTGCATCAATGACAAATGAACACAACATCACACCTAAACACGAGCACTATGGTTGCATGGTAGATCTTTTTGGTCGAGCTAACCTACTGAGAGATGCTCTAGAACTTGTGGAGACCATGCCCTTGGCACCTAATGTTGTCATTTGGGGATCCCTAATGGCTGCTTGCCAGATTCATGGAGAGAATGAGCTTGGAGAATTTGCTGCCAAGCAGGTCCTTGAGCTGGAGCCAGACCATGATGGAGCCCTTGTGCAATTATCTAACATTTATGCTAAAGATAGAAGGTGGCAAGATGTAGGGGAGCTAAGGAACTTAATGAAACAAAGAGGAATATCTAAAGAACGTGGATGTAGTCGGATAGAATTGAACAATCAAGTATACGAGTTTGTAATGGCAGATAAGAAGCATAAGCAAGCAGATAAAATCTATGAGAAGCTAGATGAGGTGGTTAAGGAGTTGAAGCTAGTTGGCTATACTCCTAATACTAGTAGTGTTTTGGTTGATGTAGaagaggaaggaaagaaagaagtgGTTTTATGGCACAGTGAGAAATTGGCCCTTTGTTATGGGCTGATGGGTGAGGGAAAAGGGTCCTGCATCCGAATAGTTAAGAATCTGAGAGTTTGTGAAGATTGCCATACCTTTATTAAGTTGGTCTCGAAGGTTTATGGAATGGAGATTATTGTTAGAGACAGGACTCGGTTTCACCATTACAAAGCTGGCGTGTGCTCTTGTAATGACTTTTGGTGATTTTCCTCACCAATCTGTAACTTAACAGTCAAAGTTTCAGTAAACAATCAGCAATCATGAAATGCATCCTCCTTAGGAGAGAGGCGGTGGTGTGGTGGGAGTATGAAAAAGGACACCCTCAACCTCGGGACTTCATCCAATGCTTGTATACTCCTTAGGAGAGAGGCGGTGGTTTGTTGGGAGTATGACAAAGGACATCCTCAACCTCGGGACTTCATCCAATGCTGCCCAAGCTTCACCATTACAATATATGTGAAATCCAACATCAATTAAAGATAACCGTTCCAGCAAAAGTACAAACACGGGTTATGTTGTCATATTGTATCAGTTCATGATGTACAATTTAAATcaagaattttagaaattgagacTTTTGTCATCTTAGAGTATCCAAATAGAACTATACACCAAGACAATGAAACGATGATTTCAAGCCAAAACATAGCAAGGATCTTGAAAGAAGAAAACGGGTCCTTGATAGCCATAGGTTTCTTCTGCAACCCTTCTCACAAGCAATGAGAACTGGAACAGTGCTGGAGGTAGTTATGGTGCTGCGTCTTTTAACTATATATCCactaagttgggatgatcttgACACGGTCTTTTGCTGTAAGGACTCTGTATTGTTGCTCAAAATCAGAGAACAACCAGAATACTGGATTCATACTTTTCATAGCTCTTGACATCCTGTATTTGAAGATCTCTGCTACTGCTGAAAACAGTGTTGAGCTATTCAATATCAAGCTACGCTCATACTCCAGAATCCATGTGTTGGGATCTAATTGGACAACAGAGGCAGCCCAATTCCTGTGAACCCATGAAGTGTTGGCTTTTCGAATTGAGTACCCAATCCTACCGTCAGACCACTTTTAAAGAGAAATAGACAAGAtcccagaaaaacaaaaaaaaaaacaaaaagaatcatgaatttgattaagaaagGTAAAGCATCTTCTGATATAGGTGAAATACACTGCTACTAATAAGAGAAGATACACATGCTACGAAATTTTGGGTTTACCTCTGTAACTCTGCCTGACAACACTGTAAATGAACGCGAAGAAAATTCTGTTTTGAGCAATCCTGCAGTTTGCAAGGGCCAGCCCCATATGCTCACCTCTTCCATTGCGGACTTGTACAAGACACACCGTGAATTCAAAAGCAGCCCATCCTGCAGTTCATGTTTATTCATTAGATTTTTGTATTGAAAAATACCTAGCAAATCTTTGAGCTATACTTAATTATTCAAGAATTTAGGCATATGAAACCTGATTGATTTCCCATATTGAATCCATAAAGCTGCAATTTGAAACCTTCTCATTTGCAACAAAACCTTTTAATTCACTCTGCAAGAAATTCAGCCTCCGGTTCAAGTCTTGTACAGCCCAAGATCTCTCACCAATACTCCTAACCATATCAGATGAAAACACAGGCCTTAAAACCCCGTAAACCCCCCAAGAAAACCCAGTTTCTACTCTAAAAAGCAAGCTTGATCCCAAAACCAGCCAAAAAAGAACACCGCAAGAACCAAAagacctttcttttttcttctttactttcttttgattcAAGGTCAATCTTGCTGTTGATTTGAGTGCTGGAGAATCCATTTTAGGACGAGAAATTGATCTCGGTGTAGAGATAATTGAAGTATCAAAAGACAGGGGGGTACATTCCACGTTGGCGCGTGATGTAGAAAGCTTGGTGAGAGAGGACTTTTGAATGGTGACTGGCATGAGGTCAAGGGTAGCATTGATGCTAGCCAAGCAAATATCACAGTTGCAATTGGCATCTTTTCTGCAACCAGGGAAGTAACAGCTATCTCTCTCTTCCATGGCCATGGTGTTCGGGTTGGTGGCGCTTGATTTCACAGAGGATTGTGATGTTGATGCACTGTATGCTTTCATGGCTGGCTCGATTGTTTCTGTTTCTGGTTGGGTCAGTAGAATTGTTTTAAGCGAGGAGGAGATTAGGAGACCGTTTGAAATTTGAATACAACGGTCATGTGAGGGAGATTTTTATGTTGACGCACATGCTTTACAAAATGACTGAAATTGCCCCCATTCTCTTTTATTTCACTTCATG
This window contains:
- the LOC133697636 gene encoding pentatricopeptide repeat-containing protein At4g14820 produces the protein MKFILPAPFLPIRNKMSTVTTLPTIPVPLTSTALHAALSSNPTPTPLPHLKQIHAQVLRSNLPPSLLLELLLSSSSLDYALSVFTHLPKCHTPLSNKLFRSLSRSAKPETALLAYEKIRLKEGLLGIDRFSFPPLLKAASRASGLNEGKEIHGFATKLGFDKDPFVQTGLVGMYASCDRISEARLVFDKMSYRDVVAWSIMIDGYHQSGLYDDVLRLFEEMKSSNLKPDEMVLTTIISACGRARNLSYGEAIHDFIIENNFVLDTYLQSALLTMYASCGCMEMAQKLFTKISYRNLVVLTAMISGYSRVGRVEDARLIFDQMEEKDLVCWSAMISGYAESDKPQEALNLYSEMQVFGIKPDQVTILSVISACARLGVLDRAKWIHMYVDKNGLGGALPVNNALIDMYAKCGNLGAARGVFEKMRSRNVISWTSMINAFAIHGDASNALKFFYQMKDENIKPNGVTFVGVLYACSHAGLVEEGRRTFASMTNEHNITPKHEHYGCMVDLFGRANLLRDALELVETMPLAPNVVIWGSLMAACQIHGENELGEFAAKQVLELEPDHDGALVQLSNIYAKDRRWQDVGELRNLMKQRGISKERGCSRIELNNQVYEFVMADKKHKQADKIYEKLDEVVKELKLVGYTPNTSSVLVDVEEEGKKEVVLWHSEKLALCYGLMGEGKGSCIRIVKNLRVCEDCHTFIKLVSKVYGMEIIVRDRTRFHHYKAGVCSCNDFW
- the LOC133697637 gene encoding uncharacterized protein LOC133697637, translating into MKAYSASTSQSSVKSSATNPNTMAMEERDSCYFPGCRKDANCNCDICLASINATLDLMPVTIQKSSLTKLSTSRANVECTPLSFDTSIISTPRSISRPKMDSPALKSTARLTLNQKKVKKKKERSFGSCGVLFWLVLGSSLLFRVETGFSWGVYGVLRPVFSSDMVRSIGERSWAVQDLNRRLNFLQSELKGFVANEKVSNCSFMDSIWEINQDGLLLNSRCVLYKSAMEEVSIWGWPLQTAGLLKTEFSSRSFTVLSGRVTEWSDGRIGYSIRKANTSWVHRNWAASVVQLDPNTWILEYERSLILNSSTLFSAVAEIFKYRMSRAMKSMNPVFWLFSDFEQQYRVLTAKDRVKIIPT